A part of Acropora palmata chromosome 6, jaAcrPala1.3, whole genome shotgun sequence genomic DNA contains:
- the LOC141883415 gene encoding patched domain-containing protein 3-like isoform X1 produces the protein METATTETIANTLREESECLTTSSCCCASKLNPCYWWSLFCSWYLHALGKLFGCLGKGIAKHPFAVIAACILFVSFCSVGFIWFETENRTARLFIPQRSESINDLNTAEKYFRVKNRDEVILLVTSSNQSNVLAPGCLHEVFKVHRAIMTLPSYTEYCVTLSGDKAKSVEDCMMINPLEFLQYKERNLDNKTLAQVQEALNNAYGNTSILTRNGRPIQFSFNRAFGGVSRQGGKITGARAIQLIYVIRDPEDEDASKKILLWEKTFLDKVISLVDTLSCFEVYYSSERSMDDAIAESSGSDITLVSITFSLMMTFACVMLGKFLNPLTGHSLLANAGVFAVALGILAGFGLAMWCRVPFVSLVGVLPFLVVGIGIDDMFILVDSLDRQPRDITTTDAIKTVMTHSGATITMTTMTDLVAFAVSTSTAFPAIRYFCIYAALTVTCAYLMTVTYFVAVMYFDLTRIRAGRRDCLPLCKASKPRDGSPAWDEPAPQLSNRVMKAWAKILTYPLTKAAVIILSMALLGAGIFGVTKVDETFDRKTLAKDDSYLKHFLAAQEKHFKLPIEVSIVITGEIDYGAESTQNEIRKLTTIVTNNKYYTFESVSWMDSFLRFANLTNNDTSGAEFLPVLKAFLRVPGFSYFSEDLRFSKDGTKLRASRVLGFIKPSSSSTFQKNAMLSLRKDITEMSKLDAFPITRPFIFFEQYAIISRDTIRNLLIAALAVLVITSPFLVDCTVAILVLFNFAALVCELFGLMMIWNVSLNSVSMINLVMAIGFAVDYSAHVAHAYVVSNKATPNERVVDAVSTLGASVFMGGFSTFLGVIVLAFAASEIFRIFFKMFLGIVILGLLHGLCILPVYLSLLCWRPVVVRPRSVPRVSRDEALSDREQPEEALQMEGLSKTESTASPKKKRHSMTEAGIPNEGAHDDGDKLINLESAAGSVSKPDSNVDDAMK, from the exons TTGTTGCTGTGCATCGAAACTCAATCCATGCTACTGGTGGTCGTTATTCTGCAGTTGGTATTTGCATGCCTTGGGGAAGCTTTTTGGCTGCCTTGGTAAAGGAATTGCAAAGCATCCATTTGCTGTCATTGCAGCTTGCATTTTGTTTGTGAGCTTCTGTTCCGTTGGTTTTATCTGGTTCGAGACAGAGAATAGAACAGCGAGGCTGTTCATTCCACAAAGAAGCGAGTCCATAAATGATCTTAACACTGCTGAAAAGTATTTCCGGGTGAAAAACAGAGATGAAGTAATTCTTTTAGTGACTTCATCTAATCAATCCAATGTTCTAGCACCCGGATGCCTGCATGAAGTCTTCAAAGTTCATCGTGCCATCATGACTCTTCCTTCTTATACTGAGTATTGTGTTACACTGTCAGGAGACAAAGCGAAATCTGTGGAAGATTGCATGATGATAAATCCTTTGGAATTTTTGCAATACAAAGAGAGGAATCTAGACAACAAGACCCTCGCACAGGTTCAAGAGGCATTGAATAACGCTTACGGTAACACATCAATTTTGACACGAAATGGGCGACCCATTCAGTTCAGCTTTAACCGTGCTTTTGGCGGCGTCAGTCGACAGGGTGGAAAGATCACTGGTGCAAGGGCCATTCAGTTGATTTATGTCATTCGTGACCCAGAAGATGAAGACGCCAGTAAGAAAATTCTGCTGTGGGAGAAGACCTTCCTTGACAAAGTAATCTCGTTAGTGGATACCCTTTCTTGCTTTGAAGTATACTACTCCAGTGAAAGGAGCATGGATGATGCTATTGCGGAAAGTAGTGGCTCTGACATCACTCTAGTGTCAATCACCTTCAGTTTGATGATGACCTTCGCTTGTGTCATGCTGGGTAAATTTTTAAATCCGCTGACTGGTCATTCGCTACTGGCGAATGCAGGAGTCTTTGCAGTGGCGCTTGGGATACTAGCCGGGTTTGGACTGGCCATGTGGTGTCGCGTCCCCTTTGTTAGTCTTGTAGGTGTGCTACCCTTCTTAGTTGTAGGAATTGGCATCGATGACATGTTCATCTTAGTGGATTCTCTTGATCGTCAACCACGTGACATAACAACGACTGATGCTATTAAAACAGTGATGACGCATTCTGGAGCCACAATTACCATGACGACGATGACTGACTTGGTTGCCTTCGCTGTAAGCACATCCACCGCATTTCCAGCCATTAG GTACTTCTGCATCTATGCTGCCCTGacagtcacttgcgcctacCTAATGACAGTTACATACTTCGTGGCCGTGATGTATTTTGATTTAACGCGAATAAGAGCAGGCCGCCGAGATTGTTTACCGCTCTGTAAGGCATCCAAACCAAGAGATGGCTCTCCAGCGTGGGACGAGCCTGCTCCCCAGCTGTCGAATCGTGTCATGAAGGCCTGGGCAAAGATTCTGACCTATCCTCTAACGAAAGCTGCTGTCATAATCTTATCAATGGCGTTGCTTGGTGCTGGTATTTTTGGAGTAACCAAAGTCGACGAAACATTTGACAGGAAAACGTTGGCTAAAGATGATTCTTATTTGAAACACTTTTTAGCGGCTCaagaaaaacacttcaaacTTCCCATTGAAGTGAGCATCGTTATAACGGGAGAAATTGATTACGGGGCAGAATCAACACAGAACGAAATCAGAAAACTCACAACCATCgtcacaaacaacaaatattataCATTTGAATCTGTGTCATGGATGGACTCATTTCTTCGATTTGCCAACTTAACAAATAATGATACTTCGGGTGCTGAATTCTTGCCAGTTCTTAAAGCGTTTCTTCGAGTTCCTgggttttcttatttttctgaaGACTTGAGGTTCTCGAAGGATGGAACAAAGTTGAGGGCTTCACGCGTTCTTGGCTTCATCAAACCGTCCAGCAGTTCtacatttcaaaaaaatgcGATGTTGTCTCTGCGGAAAGACATTACCGAAATGTCGAAACTCGACGCCTTCCCCATAACTCGgccattcattttctttgaacAGTATGCTATTATTTCTCGAGATACCATCAGGAATCTCCTTATTGCGGCCTTGGCGGTATTGGTCATCACTAGTCCCTTCCTAGTAGACTGTACAGTGGCGATCCTCgtgcttttcaattttgcagCTCTGGTTTGTGAACTTTTTGGGCTAATGATGATCTGGAACGTATCCCTGAATTCGGTCTCCATGATAAATCTTGTCATGGCGATTGGCTTCGCAGTCGATTACAGCGCCCATGTTGCTCATGCGTACGTGGTATCAAACAAGGCTACACCTAACGAAAGGGTGGTGGATGCTGTGTCTACGCTTGGTGCAAGTGTTTTTATGGGAG GATTTAGTACTTTCCTAGGTGTAATCGTACTTGCCTTTGCTGCCTCAGAAATATTCCGGATCttctttaaaatgtttcttgGCATAGTAATTCTTGGCCTCCTCCACGGCTTGTGCATACTGCCTGTTTACCTTTCCTTACTGTGTTGGAGACCTGTTGTTGTCAGACCACGTTCTGTGCCAAGGGTGTCGAGAGATGAAGCTCTAAGTGACAGAGAACAACCAGAAGAAGCCTTGCAGATGGAAGGTCTCAGCAAAACTGAAAGTACGGCCTCCCCAAAAAAGAAACGCCACAGCATGACTGAGGCTGGAATTCCCAACGAGGGGGCGCATGATGATGGCGACAAACTTATCAACCTTGAGAGTGCGGCGGGCAGTGTGTCTAAACCAGATTCTAACGTAGACGACGCCATGAAGTAA
- the LOC141883415 gene encoding patched domain-containing protein 3-like isoform X3, giving the protein METATTETIANTLREESECLTTSSCCCASKLNPCYWWSLFCSWYLHALGKLFGCLGKGIAKHPFAVIAACILFVSFCSVGFIWFETENRTARLFIPQRSESINDLNTAEKYFRVKNRDEVILLVTSSNQSNVLAPGCLHEVFKVHRAIMTLPSYTEYCVTLSGDKAKSVEDCMMINPLEFLQYKERNLDNKTLAQVQEALNNAYGNTSILTRNGRPIQFSFNRAFGGVSRQGGKITGARAIQLIYVIRDPEDEDASKKILLWEKTFLDKVISLVDTLSCFEVYYSSERSMDDAIAESSGSDITLVSITFSLMMTFACVMLGKFLNPLTGHSLLANAGVFAVALGILAGFGLAMWCRVPFVSLVGVLPFLVVGIGIDDMFILVDSLDRQPRDITTTDAIKTVMTHSGATITMTTMTDLVAFAVSTSTAFPAIRYFCIYAALTVTCAYLMTVTYFVAVMYFDLTRIRAGRRDCLPLCKASKPRDGSPAWDEPAPQLSNRVMKAWAKILTYPLTKAAVIILSMALLGAGIFGVTKVDETFDRKTLAKDDSYLKHFLAAQEKHFKLPIEVSIVITGEIDYGAESTQNEIRKLTTIVTNNKYYTFESVSWMDSFLRFANLTNNDTSGAEFLPVLKAFLRVPGFSYFSEDLRFSKDGTKLRASRVLGFIKPSSSSTFQKNAMLSLRKDITEMSKLDAFPITRPFIFFEQYAIISRDTIRNLLIAALAVLVITSPFLVDCTVAILVLFNFAALVCELFGLMMIWNVSLNSVSMINLVMAIGFAVDYSAHVAHAYVVSNKATPNERVVDAVSTLGASVFMGDGTFVWDELGQRSEVRVITRLFMNTGKQTDHPSRRSIG; this is encoded by the exons TTGTTGCTGTGCATCGAAACTCAATCCATGCTACTGGTGGTCGTTATTCTGCAGTTGGTATTTGCATGCCTTGGGGAAGCTTTTTGGCTGCCTTGGTAAAGGAATTGCAAAGCATCCATTTGCTGTCATTGCAGCTTGCATTTTGTTTGTGAGCTTCTGTTCCGTTGGTTTTATCTGGTTCGAGACAGAGAATAGAACAGCGAGGCTGTTCATTCCACAAAGAAGCGAGTCCATAAATGATCTTAACACTGCTGAAAAGTATTTCCGGGTGAAAAACAGAGATGAAGTAATTCTTTTAGTGACTTCATCTAATCAATCCAATGTTCTAGCACCCGGATGCCTGCATGAAGTCTTCAAAGTTCATCGTGCCATCATGACTCTTCCTTCTTATACTGAGTATTGTGTTACACTGTCAGGAGACAAAGCGAAATCTGTGGAAGATTGCATGATGATAAATCCTTTGGAATTTTTGCAATACAAAGAGAGGAATCTAGACAACAAGACCCTCGCACAGGTTCAAGAGGCATTGAATAACGCTTACGGTAACACATCAATTTTGACACGAAATGGGCGACCCATTCAGTTCAGCTTTAACCGTGCTTTTGGCGGCGTCAGTCGACAGGGTGGAAAGATCACTGGTGCAAGGGCCATTCAGTTGATTTATGTCATTCGTGACCCAGAAGATGAAGACGCCAGTAAGAAAATTCTGCTGTGGGAGAAGACCTTCCTTGACAAAGTAATCTCGTTAGTGGATACCCTTTCTTGCTTTGAAGTATACTACTCCAGTGAAAGGAGCATGGATGATGCTATTGCGGAAAGTAGTGGCTCTGACATCACTCTAGTGTCAATCACCTTCAGTTTGATGATGACCTTCGCTTGTGTCATGCTGGGTAAATTTTTAAATCCGCTGACTGGTCATTCGCTACTGGCGAATGCAGGAGTCTTTGCAGTGGCGCTTGGGATACTAGCCGGGTTTGGACTGGCCATGTGGTGTCGCGTCCCCTTTGTTAGTCTTGTAGGTGTGCTACCCTTCTTAGTTGTAGGAATTGGCATCGATGACATGTTCATCTTAGTGGATTCTCTTGATCGTCAACCACGTGACATAACAACGACTGATGCTATTAAAACAGTGATGACGCATTCTGGAGCCACAATTACCATGACGACGATGACTGACTTGGTTGCCTTCGCTGTAAGCACATCCACCGCATTTCCAGCCATTAG GTACTTCTGCATCTATGCTGCCCTGacagtcacttgcgcctacCTAATGACAGTTACATACTTCGTGGCCGTGATGTATTTTGATTTAACGCGAATAAGAGCAGGCCGCCGAGATTGTTTACCGCTCTGTAAGGCATCCAAACCAAGAGATGGCTCTCCAGCGTGGGACGAGCCTGCTCCCCAGCTGTCGAATCGTGTCATGAAGGCCTGGGCAAAGATTCTGACCTATCCTCTAACGAAAGCTGCTGTCATAATCTTATCAATGGCGTTGCTTGGTGCTGGTATTTTTGGAGTAACCAAAGTCGACGAAACATTTGACAGGAAAACGTTGGCTAAAGATGATTCTTATTTGAAACACTTTTTAGCGGCTCaagaaaaacacttcaaacTTCCCATTGAAGTGAGCATCGTTATAACGGGAGAAATTGATTACGGGGCAGAATCAACACAGAACGAAATCAGAAAACTCACAACCATCgtcacaaacaacaaatattataCATTTGAATCTGTGTCATGGATGGACTCATTTCTTCGATTTGCCAACTTAACAAATAATGATACTTCGGGTGCTGAATTCTTGCCAGTTCTTAAAGCGTTTCTTCGAGTTCCTgggttttcttatttttctgaaGACTTGAGGTTCTCGAAGGATGGAACAAAGTTGAGGGCTTCACGCGTTCTTGGCTTCATCAAACCGTCCAGCAGTTCtacatttcaaaaaaatgcGATGTTGTCTCTGCGGAAAGACATTACCGAAATGTCGAAACTCGACGCCTTCCCCATAACTCGgccattcattttctttgaacAGTATGCTATTATTTCTCGAGATACCATCAGGAATCTCCTTATTGCGGCCTTGGCGGTATTGGTCATCACTAGTCCCTTCCTAGTAGACTGTACAGTGGCGATCCTCgtgcttttcaattttgcagCTCTGGTTTGTGAACTTTTTGGGCTAATGATGATCTGGAACGTATCCCTGAATTCGGTCTCCATGATAAATCTTGTCATGGCGATTGGCTTCGCAGTCGATTACAGCGCCCATGTTGCTCATGCGTACGTGGTATCAAACAAGGCTACACCTAACGAAAGGGTGGTGGATGCTGTGTCTACGCTTGGTGCAAGTGTTTTTATGGGAG ACGGAACATTTGTCTGGGACGAGCTTGGGCAGAGGTCGGAAGTTCGTGTGATAACCCGTCTGTTTATGAATACGGGTAAACAGACGGATCATCCGTCCAGAAGAAGTATTGGGTAA
- the LOC141883415 gene encoding patched domain-containing protein 3-like isoform X2 produces MESTMAERVASTLCVTNKQESNLSCCCASKLNPCYWWSLFCSWYLHALGKLFGCLGKGIAKHPFAVIAACILFVSFCSVGFIWFETENRTARLFIPQRSESINDLNTAEKYFRVKNRDEVILLVTSSNQSNVLAPGCLHEVFKVHRAIMTLPSYTEYCVTLSGDKAKSVEDCMMINPLEFLQYKERNLDNKTLAQVQEALNNAYGNTSILTRNGRPIQFSFNRAFGGVSRQGGKITGARAIQLIYVIRDPEDEDASKKILLWEKTFLDKVISLVDTLSCFEVYYSSERSMDDAIAESSGSDITLVSITFSLMMTFACVMLGKFLNPLTGHSLLANAGVFAVALGILAGFGLAMWCRVPFVSLVGVLPFLVVGIGIDDMFILVDSLDRQPRDITTTDAIKTVMTHSGATITMTTMTDLVAFAVSTSTAFPAIRYFCIYAALTVTCAYLMTVTYFVAVMYFDLTRIRAGRRDCLPLCKASKPRDGSPAWDEPAPQLSNRVMKAWAKILTYPLTKAAVIILSMALLGAGIFGVTKVDETFDRKTLAKDDSYLKHFLAAQEKHFKLPIEVSIVITGEIDYGAESTQNEIRKLTTIVTNNKYYTFESVSWMDSFLRFANLTNNDTSGAEFLPVLKAFLRVPGFSYFSEDLRFSKDGTKLRASRVLGFIKPSSSSTFQKNAMLSLRKDITEMSKLDAFPITRPFIFFEQYAIISRDTIRNLLIAALAVLVITSPFLVDCTVAILVLFNFAALVCELFGLMMIWNVSLNSVSMINLVMAIGFAVDYSAHVAHAYVVSNKATPNERVVDAVSTLGASVFMGGFSTFLGVIVLAFAASEIFRIFFKMFLGIVILGLLHGLCILPVYLSLLCWRPVVVRPRSVPRVSRDEALSDREQPEEALQMEGLSKTESTASPKKKRHSMTEAGIPNEGAHDDGDKLINLESAAGSVSKPDSNVDDAMK; encoded by the exons TTGTTGCTGTGCATCGAAACTCAATCCATGCTACTGGTGGTCGTTATTCTGCAGTTGGTATTTGCATGCCTTGGGGAAGCTTTTTGGCTGCCTTGGTAAAGGAATTGCAAAGCATCCATTTGCTGTCATTGCAGCTTGCATTTTGTTTGTGAGCTTCTGTTCCGTTGGTTTTATCTGGTTCGAGACAGAGAATAGAACAGCGAGGCTGTTCATTCCACAAAGAAGCGAGTCCATAAATGATCTTAACACTGCTGAAAAGTATTTCCGGGTGAAAAACAGAGATGAAGTAATTCTTTTAGTGACTTCATCTAATCAATCCAATGTTCTAGCACCCGGATGCCTGCATGAAGTCTTCAAAGTTCATCGTGCCATCATGACTCTTCCTTCTTATACTGAGTATTGTGTTACACTGTCAGGAGACAAAGCGAAATCTGTGGAAGATTGCATGATGATAAATCCTTTGGAATTTTTGCAATACAAAGAGAGGAATCTAGACAACAAGACCCTCGCACAGGTTCAAGAGGCATTGAATAACGCTTACGGTAACACATCAATTTTGACACGAAATGGGCGACCCATTCAGTTCAGCTTTAACCGTGCTTTTGGCGGCGTCAGTCGACAGGGTGGAAAGATCACTGGTGCAAGGGCCATTCAGTTGATTTATGTCATTCGTGACCCAGAAGATGAAGACGCCAGTAAGAAAATTCTGCTGTGGGAGAAGACCTTCCTTGACAAAGTAATCTCGTTAGTGGATACCCTTTCTTGCTTTGAAGTATACTACTCCAGTGAAAGGAGCATGGATGATGCTATTGCGGAAAGTAGTGGCTCTGACATCACTCTAGTGTCAATCACCTTCAGTTTGATGATGACCTTCGCTTGTGTCATGCTGGGTAAATTTTTAAATCCGCTGACTGGTCATTCGCTACTGGCGAATGCAGGAGTCTTTGCAGTGGCGCTTGGGATACTAGCCGGGTTTGGACTGGCCATGTGGTGTCGCGTCCCCTTTGTTAGTCTTGTAGGTGTGCTACCCTTCTTAGTTGTAGGAATTGGCATCGATGACATGTTCATCTTAGTGGATTCTCTTGATCGTCAACCACGTGACATAACAACGACTGATGCTATTAAAACAGTGATGACGCATTCTGGAGCCACAATTACCATGACGACGATGACTGACTTGGTTGCCTTCGCTGTAAGCACATCCACCGCATTTCCAGCCATTAG GTACTTCTGCATCTATGCTGCCCTGacagtcacttgcgcctacCTAATGACAGTTACATACTTCGTGGCCGTGATGTATTTTGATTTAACGCGAATAAGAGCAGGCCGCCGAGATTGTTTACCGCTCTGTAAGGCATCCAAACCAAGAGATGGCTCTCCAGCGTGGGACGAGCCTGCTCCCCAGCTGTCGAATCGTGTCATGAAGGCCTGGGCAAAGATTCTGACCTATCCTCTAACGAAAGCTGCTGTCATAATCTTATCAATGGCGTTGCTTGGTGCTGGTATTTTTGGAGTAACCAAAGTCGACGAAACATTTGACAGGAAAACGTTGGCTAAAGATGATTCTTATTTGAAACACTTTTTAGCGGCTCaagaaaaacacttcaaacTTCCCATTGAAGTGAGCATCGTTATAACGGGAGAAATTGATTACGGGGCAGAATCAACACAGAACGAAATCAGAAAACTCACAACCATCgtcacaaacaacaaatattataCATTTGAATCTGTGTCATGGATGGACTCATTTCTTCGATTTGCCAACTTAACAAATAATGATACTTCGGGTGCTGAATTCTTGCCAGTTCTTAAAGCGTTTCTTCGAGTTCCTgggttttcttatttttctgaaGACTTGAGGTTCTCGAAGGATGGAACAAAGTTGAGGGCTTCACGCGTTCTTGGCTTCATCAAACCGTCCAGCAGTTCtacatttcaaaaaaatgcGATGTTGTCTCTGCGGAAAGACATTACCGAAATGTCGAAACTCGACGCCTTCCCCATAACTCGgccattcattttctttgaacAGTATGCTATTATTTCTCGAGATACCATCAGGAATCTCCTTATTGCGGCCTTGGCGGTATTGGTCATCACTAGTCCCTTCCTAGTAGACTGTACAGTGGCGATCCTCgtgcttttcaattttgcagCTCTGGTTTGTGAACTTTTTGGGCTAATGATGATCTGGAACGTATCCCTGAATTCGGTCTCCATGATAAATCTTGTCATGGCGATTGGCTTCGCAGTCGATTACAGCGCCCATGTTGCTCATGCGTACGTGGTATCAAACAAGGCTACACCTAACGAAAGGGTGGTGGATGCTGTGTCTACGCTTGGTGCAAGTGTTTTTATGGGAG GATTTAGTACTTTCCTAGGTGTAATCGTACTTGCCTTTGCTGCCTCAGAAATATTCCGGATCttctttaaaatgtttcttgGCATAGTAATTCTTGGCCTCCTCCACGGCTTGTGCATACTGCCTGTTTACCTTTCCTTACTGTGTTGGAGACCTGTTGTTGTCAGACCACGTTCTGTGCCAAGGGTGTCGAGAGATGAAGCTCTAAGTGACAGAGAACAACCAGAAGAAGCCTTGCAGATGGAAGGTCTCAGCAAAACTGAAAGTACGGCCTCCCCAAAAAAGAAACGCCACAGCATGACTGAGGCTGGAATTCCCAACGAGGGGGCGCATGATGATGGCGACAAACTTATCAACCTTGAGAGTGCGGCGGGCAGTGTGTCTAAACCAGATTCTAACGTAGACGACGCCATGAAGTAA
- the LOC141883435 gene encoding uncharacterized protein LOC141883435, whose protein sequence is MASFACSSPLPSGGNGLKLVRLLINEGTNILKQFLLFSINPETLEIFVKRNLPKLTQLKSKGIIHVDQWERLFPSSRNPSNIDKFDITLLHLLIRELTKLPTPAKGWHKLPEKSDESIEANIARVKCLRNELAHMASTGIPDSEFEEKWNQMSSSLEGIVLYIHQQKIHGLKNDPVDDNNRSTLEGHIQEWLKLQQEESELIFELRSCLPDQMPEGSVYGRSEEISLVKDYVQSRKVAVMMITGGPGFGKTTVAKKSAEKLKEYGQTVLFCSLLRKKTFNEVATEMIHSCRKMPGQLPENPESWLKNWSKQIKGQFTVLVLDNADGIIESEDDRALFLDTLSAMRRLSDNSLTFVITSRTSGFQDLQTWKEVKLRPLSREDARSILNSCVNNEDGKIQLQSSDLDAVAKLCGYVPLALSIVGPLLSDYPKEVLIENLEKEPMDILEGNSESFRKAIANSFDFLKKAEQDALVALSVFPGSFDCKAAKAILQEYSGSLLIPTLRSLKIRSLVEQAGRFRYEMHPLVRAFAKKIGETKCPQALQNRKQLACVHFLSRLEENAQLLYWGKDTCKASIESLAEDRHNYEFFLQFFPQEVADHEISYIQFLELLLGCKSFEPQTHPVLRVELLCLLGQEMRRVGKKPRYGANLEEAREIVAAHPQQFKTKPFSHVFYLHSLARFVSEKNKFFDKEPKTLYDKALKICKTKIPNHPETAVNLIFSGRNAKRRKKPKEAMEKLEKALPMLSNLLGDHFMTVLCLKDLADLFLFIEDTDPEGLEKALNYYRKAMDVMEKLGTRNQKESILTMKNYGICHEKKGNFEEAEKMLKEAEITCDSEIEGDHTWKVTVKNQLALFYHNVATKQENEGHVREDLLSKMEESLKGGLDMCYRLNKGKKKIDHLPNKESILAILKKYPKRFPKELYLPDEPV, encoded by the coding sequence ATGGCATCGTTCGCGTGTTCTTCACCGTTGCCGTCTGGTGGGAACGGGTTGAAACTGGTTCGATTACTCATCAACGAAGgaacaaatattttgaagcaatttcttctcttttccatAAATCCCGAAACGTTGGAAATCTTCGTGAAGAGGAATTTGCCAAAGCTCACGCAACTTAAGTCGAAGGGTATTATTCATGTTGATCAATGGGAGAGGTTGTTCCCGTCTTCTCGCAACCCATCAAACATCGACAAATTTGACATTACTCTGCTGCATTTGTTGATTCGAGAACTTACTAAGTTGCCAACGCCGGCAAAAGGATGGCACAAGCTGCCTGAAAAAAGCGACGAAAGCATAGAAGCAAACATCGCCAGAGTCAAATGTTTGAGAAATGAGCTGGCACATATGGCCTCCACAGGTATTCCCGATAGTGAATTCGAAGAGAAATGGAACCAAATGTCTTCATCTTTAGAGGGAATTGTACTTTACATCCACCAACAAAAAATTCATGGTCTCAAGAATGATCCAGTCGATGATAATAACCGTTCAACGTTAGAGGGTCACATCCAAGAATGGCTAAAATTGCAACAAGAAGAAAGTGAATTAATCTTTGAGCTTAGAAGCTGTCTACCCGACCAAATGCCAGAAGGATCTGTATATGGTCGTTCTGAGGAAATATCCCTTGTAAAAGATTACGTTCAAAGCAGAAAGGTTGCCGTCATGATGATTACAGGAGGACCAGGATTTGGAAAAACGACTGTGGCCAAGAAGTCCGCGGAGAAATTAAAGGAATACGGGcaaactgttttattttgcagtcTTCTGAGAAAGAAGACATTTAACGAAGTTGCTACTGAAATGATACACTCTTGTCGTAAGATGCCCGGACAGCTACCAGAGAATCCAGAATCTTGGCTTAAGAACTGGAGTAAACAGATCAAAGGCCAATTCACAGTGCTGGTCCTTGACAATGCAGATGGTATAATAGAGTCCGAAGATGATCGAGCTCTATTCTTAGACACCTTGAGCGCCATGAGAAGGCTGTCAGATAACTCTCTGACGTTTGTAATCACATCTAGAACAAGTGGATTCCAAGATCTGCAGACATGGAAAGAAGTGAAATTGCGCCCTCTATCACGAGAAGATGCTAGAAGTATTCTGAACTCTTGTGTCAACAATGAGGATGGAAAAATTCAGTTGCAGTCTTCAGACTTGGATGCTGTAGCTAAGCTTTGCGGTTATGTTCCCTTGGCACTCTCCATCGTCGGTCCACTTCTGTCTGATTACCCTAAAGAAGTGCTTATAGAAAACCTCGAAAAGGAGCCCATGGATATCCTTGAAGGAAATTCCGAATCATTTCGCAAAGCGATAGCGAACTCGTTTGACTTCTTGAAAAAAGCTGAACAAGATGCCTTGGTTGCGCTTTCCGTATTCCCAGGATCATTTGATTGCAAAGCTGCCAAAGCAATATTGCAGGAATACTCTGGCTCTCTTCTGATTCCGACCCTCCGTTCGTTGAAGATTAGATCCCTGGTGGAACAGGCAGGACGCTTTAGATATGAAATGCATCCTCTCGTCCGCGCTTTTGCCAAGAAGATTGGTGAGACCAAATGTCCTCAAGCTTTGCAAAATAGGAAACAACTGGCCTGTGTTCATTTTTTGTCGCGCCTGGAGGAAAATGCACAGCTTTTGTACTGGGGAAAAGACACGTGTAAAGCATCCATTGAATCATTAGCAGAAGACAGGCACAActatgaattttttcttcaattttttcctcAGGAAGTGGCCGACCACGAGATATCTTACATTCAGTTCTTGGAACTATTGCTAGGATGCAAGTCGTTTGAGCCACAAACTCACCCTGTCCTCCGTGTGGAGCTTTTGTGCCTACTTGGTCAAGAAATGCGACGAGTTGGAAAGAAACCACGATACGGAGCTAACCTAGAAGAGGCTCGTGAAATCGTTGCAGCACACCCCCAGCAATTCAAGACCAAGCCGTTTTCTCATGTTTTCTACCTTCATAGCCTGGCTCGCTTTGtctctgaaaaaaacaagttttttGATAAAGAACCGAAAACGTTGTACGACAAAGCATTGAAAATTTGCAAGACGAAGATTCCTAATCATCCTGAAACTGCTGTAAACTTGATATTTTCCGGGAGAAACGCTAAGCGGCGCAAGAAGCCTAAAGAAGCCATGGAGAAACTTGAGAAAGCTCTTCCTATGCTATCAAATCTTCTTGGAGATCACTTCATGACGGTTCTATGTCTGAAGGACCTTGCCGACTTATTCCTTTTTATCGAGGACACTGATCCTGAAGGACTGGAGAAAGCGTTGAATTATTACCGAAAGGCAATGGACGTTATGGAAAAGCTGGGAACCCGTAACCAAAAGGAAAGCATCTTAACTATGAAAAACTATGGAATTTGTCACGAAAAGAAAGGCAATTTTGAAGAAGCAGAGAAAATGCTTAAAGAAGCGGAAATCACTTGTGACAGCGAGATAGAAGGAGATCACACATGGAAAGTTACTGTTAAAAATCAACTGGCTCTCTTCTATCACAACGTCGCTactaaacaagaaaatgaagggCATGTTAGAGAGGACTTGCTTAGCAAAATGGAGGAATCGCTGAAAGGAGGACTAGATATGTGTTACAGGCTTAAtaaaggcaagaaaaaaatCGACCACCTCCCCAATAAGGAATCTATTTTGGCAATCTTAAAAAAGTACCCAAAACGATTTCCTAAAGAATTATATTTGCCGGATGAGCCGGTTTAA